The Hyphomicrobium sp. MC1 genome window below encodes:
- a CDS encoding sulfate ABC transporter substrate-binding protein — translation MSFHTLTRRTAIGAALGLGLAGFSGLAVAKDITLLNVSYDPTRELYQAYNKEFASWWKAKTGDTVTIKQSHGGSGKQARAVIDGLDADVVTLALAADIDALHKNGDLVKADWIKQFPNNSAPYTSTIVFLVRKGNPKGIKDWPDLAKDGVEVVTPNPKTSGGARWNYLAAWGYALKQPGGNEQTAKDFVGKIYKNTKVLDSGARGSTTTFVERGIGDVLIAWENEAYLSLKELGPDKFEIVTPSVSILAEPNVAVVDKVVDKHGTREVAHAYLEHLYSEPAQEIAAKSFYRPRDEKVAAKYASQFAPVKTFTVDDVFGGWAKAQAKHFADGGIFDQIYTPGNKS, via the coding sequence ATGTCATTCCATACTTTGACCCGCCGAACCGCCATCGGCGCGGCGCTCGGCCTGGGCCTCGCCGGATTTTCCGGCCTCGCTGTCGCCAAAGACATCACGCTGCTCAACGTCTCATACGATCCGACGCGCGAGCTTTATCAGGCCTACAACAAGGAATTCGCATCGTGGTGGAAAGCCAAGACCGGCGACACAGTCACGATCAAGCAATCGCATGGCGGCTCCGGGAAGCAGGCGCGGGCGGTCATTGATGGTCTTGATGCCGACGTTGTAACGCTGGCTCTGGCCGCAGACATCGACGCCCTGCATAAGAACGGCGATCTGGTCAAAGCCGACTGGATCAAGCAATTCCCGAACAATTCGGCGCCTTACACGTCAACAATCGTGTTCCTTGTCCGTAAGGGCAATCCGAAGGGCATCAAGGACTGGCCGGATCTTGCCAAGGACGGCGTCGAGGTCGTTACACCGAACCCGAAGACGTCGGGCGGCGCGCGCTGGAATTATCTCGCGGCGTGGGGCTATGCGCTAAAGCAGCCGGGGGGCAATGAGCAGACGGCGAAGGATTTCGTTGGCAAAATCTACAAGAACACCAAGGTTCTCGATTCCGGTGCACGCGGATCGACGACGACATTCGTCGAGCGCGGCATCGGCGATGTGCTGATTGCTTGGGAAAACGAAGCGTATCTTTCGCTCAAAGAACTTGGTCCAGACAAGTTCGAAATTGTGACGCCTTCGGTGTCCATCCTCGCTGAGCCGAATGTCGCGGTTGTCGATAAGGTCGTCGACAAGCACGGTACGCGAGAGGTCGCGCACGCCTATCTCGAGCATCTCTACAGCGAACCGGCGCAGGAGATCGCAGCGAAGAGCTTCTATCGTCCCCGTGACGAGAAAGTCGCCGCTAAATACGCAAGCCAGTTCGCACCTGTGAAGACTTTCACCGTCGACGATGTTTTCGGCGGTTGGGCGAAGGCGCAGGCCAAGCACTTTGCTGACGGCGGCATCTTCGATCAGATCTATACGCCCGGAAATAAAAGCTGA
- the lipA gene encoding lipoyl synthase: MATLTTLLDTVGMPPRPRHPEKASHTDTPALPKPNWLRVRAPGSAGYDETRSIVRGHRLHTVCEEAACPNIGDCWQKRHATMMIMGGVCTRACAFCNVATGLPSALDPDEPTRVADAVAKLALEHIVVTSVDRDDLSDGGAAHFAATIRAIRTASPETTIEVLTPDFLRKDGALEVVIEARPDVFNHNLETVPGLYLKIRPGARYFHSLRLLQRAKELDQSVFTKSGIMVGLGETREDVLQVMDDLRSADVDFLTVGQYLQPTRKHAEVKRYVPPDEFAGLEQVGRAKGFLLVAASPLTRSSFHAGDDFRRLKAAHRARVSP, translated from the coding sequence ATGGCGACCTTGACCACTCTGCTCGATACCGTCGGCATGCCGCCACGTCCGCGCCATCCCGAGAAAGCTTCGCACACCGATACCCCGGCGCTGCCCAAGCCGAACTGGCTACGCGTGCGCGCCCCCGGCTCGGCGGGCTACGACGAAACCCGCTCGATTGTCCGCGGCCATCGCCTGCACACCGTCTGTGAAGAAGCCGCCTGCCCCAACATCGGCGACTGCTGGCAGAAACGCCATGCCACGATGATGATCATGGGTGGCGTCTGCACGCGCGCCTGCGCGTTCTGCAACGTCGCAACGGGATTGCCCTCCGCGCTCGATCCTGACGAACCGACGCGCGTCGCTGATGCCGTCGCCAAACTCGCCCTTGAGCACATCGTCGTCACGTCAGTCGATCGCGACGACCTGAGCGACGGCGGCGCGGCCCATTTCGCCGCAACGATCCGTGCCATCCGCACGGCATCTCCCGAGACGACCATCGAAGTTCTGACGCCGGATTTTCTGCGCAAGGACGGCGCACTTGAAGTCGTCATCGAAGCCCGCCCGGACGTCTTCAATCACAACCTCGAAACCGTACCGGGCCTCTATTTGAAAATTCGCCCCGGCGCGCGCTATTTCCATTCGCTGCGGCTGCTGCAGCGGGCGAAGGAACTCGACCAGAGTGTCTTCACCAAATCGGGCATCATGGTAGGCCTTGGCGAAACACGCGAAGACGTTCTACAGGTCATGGACGATCTGCGTTCCGCCGACGTCGATTTCCTGACGGTCGGACAATACCTGCAACCGACGCGCAAGCACGCCGAGGTCAAGCGCTACGTCCCGCCGGATGAGTTTGCCGGTCTCGAACAAGTCGGACGCGCCAAAGGTTTTCTGCTCGTCGCCGCCTCGCCGCTTACACGGTCGTCATTCCACGCAGGCGATGATTTCCGCCGCCTCAAAGCGGCCCACCGCGCCCGCGTCTCGCCTTAG
- a CDS encoding DUF3299 domain-containing protein, giving the protein MTSVFVSVSRAFLPLALLAGMASGAAAESPRQLKWADLIPKTMPAANTVMKSKTFFGGSVPLSDAGPPPPPLPEGRFMSVKRHQPGDDRPPAIVQALNGQTVSIGGYVVPLDFDATTVKEFLLVPFVGACIHVPPPPANQIIYVKADKGFEVGGQFDPVTVTGKISTSLASTGLADAGYTMDANSVEPRKQ; this is encoded by the coding sequence ATGACGTCGGTATTCGTGTCGGTGTCGAGGGCGTTTCTGCCGCTCGCGCTTCTCGCTGGAATGGCGTCGGGTGCAGCGGCCGAATCTCCGCGGCAACTGAAATGGGCGGATCTCATTCCGAAGACCATGCCAGCCGCCAATACGGTGATGAAGTCCAAGACGTTCTTCGGCGGTTCGGTGCCATTGTCGGATGCCGGTCCGCCTCCACCGCCGTTGCCCGAGGGGCGCTTCATGTCGGTGAAGCGGCATCAACCGGGCGACGACCGGCCTCCGGCTATTGTCCAAGCGCTTAACGGTCAGACCGTTTCGATCGGAGGGTATGTCGTGCCGCTCGACTTCGATGCGACGACGGTGAAGGAGTTTCTGTTGGTGCCGTTTGTCGGCGCGTGCATTCACGTGCCGCCGCCGCCGGCGAACCAGATCATCTACGTGAAAGCCGACAAGGGATTCGAAGTCGGCGGGCAATTCGATCCGGTGACCGTGACCGGGAAAATCAGCACGAGTCTTGCTTCGACGGGGCTGGCGGATGCCGGCTATACGATGGACGCGAACAGTGTGGAGCCACGAAAGCAATAG
- a CDS encoding helix-turn-helix domain-containing protein has translation MARKEDSPQLHSIAGASTKLSMIVGENLRHLRRRQGLSLEQLASVSGVSRAMLGQIETGKSAPTINLLGRIAEALNVSVSGLISSPGVKGTIVIPHDRATIVASSEGGFIRRALFPWGEPQSVEIYEVTIAPHFIETFRTSPAGSKKTLVMIAGHLEITVGEETPMRLSSGDAALFNGDAAHTFFNPGEKDAKALLVSSSFEATSSRKRQV, from the coding sequence ATGGCAAGAAAAGAAGACAGTCCGCAGCTTCACTCGATCGCGGGTGCATCGACTAAGCTGTCGATGATCGTCGGCGAAAATCTCCGTCATCTTCGCCGCCGGCAAGGGTTGTCTCTGGAGCAGCTTGCCTCCGTTTCTGGCGTCAGCCGGGCGATGCTCGGGCAGATTGAGACAGGCAAAAGCGCGCCGACCATCAACCTATTGGGCCGCATTGCTGAAGCTTTGAACGTCTCGGTTTCCGGGCTGATTTCGAGCCCTGGCGTCAAAGGCACAATCGTCATTCCGCATGATCGCGCAACCATTGTGGCGTCGAGCGAAGGCGGATTTATCCGCCGCGCGCTTTTTCCATGGGGCGAACCGCAGAGCGTGGAGATCTATGAGGTGACGATCGCACCGCATTTCATCGAGACGTTCCGGACGTCGCCGGCGGGCAGCAAAAAAACACTGGTGATGATCGCCGGTCATTTGGAAATTACGGTCGGCGAAGAGACGCCAATGCGTCTTTCGAGCGGTGATGCCGCCCTTTTCAACGGCGATGCTGCGCATACCTTTTTCAATCCCGGCGAAAAAGACGCAAAGGCATTGCTTGTCTCGAGCTCGTTTGAAGCAACGAGTTCTCGTAAACGCCAAGTCTGA
- the cysW gene encoding sulfate ABC transporter permease subunit CysW, giving the protein MAGLAGTFDARLDGARKFEANPATRDAFWVKAVVLGLGLTFFAVFLLLPLIAVFAEAFRKGVDTYFASLVEPDALASIRLTLLAAAISVPLNLVFGVAAAWAIAKFQFRGKNLLVTLIDLPFSVSPVIAGLIYVLIFGLQGWFGPWLRDHDIKIIFAVPGIVLATIFVTFPFIARELIPLMQAQGRDEEEAAVSLGASGFQTFRRVTLPNIKWALIYGVILCNARAMGEFGAVSVVSGHIRGETNTMPLHVEILYNEYQFAAAFAVASLLALLALVTLVLKTYVEWRAGQSATEEHG; this is encoded by the coding sequence ATGGCCGGTCTTGCTGGTACGTTCGATGCGCGTCTCGACGGGGCGCGAAAGTTCGAAGCCAATCCCGCGACGCGCGATGCTTTTTGGGTGAAAGCCGTCGTGCTCGGACTTGGCCTGACGTTCTTTGCAGTGTTCCTGCTATTGCCATTGATTGCCGTGTTCGCCGAAGCCTTCCGCAAAGGCGTGGACACGTATTTTGCGTCTCTCGTCGAGCCTGACGCGCTGGCATCTATCAGATTGACGCTGTTGGCTGCTGCGATATCGGTGCCGTTAAATCTCGTCTTCGGCGTGGCGGCGGCATGGGCGATCGCGAAATTTCAGTTTCGCGGAAAAAATCTGCTCGTCACCCTGATCGATTTGCCATTTTCGGTATCGCCGGTCATCGCAGGCTTGATTTACGTGCTGATCTTCGGGCTGCAGGGCTGGTTCGGGCCTTGGCTCCGGGATCATGATATCAAGATCATATTCGCGGTGCCGGGCATCGTTCTGGCTACGATCTTCGTGACGTTTCCATTCATTGCGCGCGAGCTTATTCCGTTGATGCAGGCGCAGGGGCGGGACGAAGAGGAAGCAGCGGTTTCGCTTGGCGCCTCAGGTTTTCAGACGTTCCGGCGTGTCACGCTGCCGAACATCAAGTGGGCGCTGATCTATGGCGTGATCCTTTGCAATGCGCGCGCCATGGGTGAGTTCGGCGCCGTGTCGGTCGTGTCCGGGCATATTCGCGGCGAGACCAACACGATGCCGCTGCATGTGGAAATTCTCTACAACGAATATCAATTCGCGGCCGCGTTCGCGGTGGCGTCGCTGCTCGCTCTGTTGGCACTCGTGACGCTGGTGTTGAAGACTTACGTCGAATGGCGTGCAGGCCAGTCGGCTACCGAGGAGCATGGCTGA
- the cysT gene encoding sulfate ABC transporter permease subunit CysT: MASASRKRVLPGFGLSLGFTLAYLSLIVLIPLSAVFFKTATMSWGEFWSAVAAPRVVASYKLTFGASLLAALINAVFGLLLAWGLTRYTFPGRKIVDALIDLPFALPTAVAGIALTAIYAKNGWIGSLLEPLGIKVAFTPLGVLVALTFIGLPFVVRTVQPVLEDLETEFEEAAASLGANRWQAFQRVVFPALLPALLTGFALAFARAVGEYGSVIFIAGNIPMVSEITPLIIITKLEQFDYRGATAVASVMLVFSFILLLIVNGLQAWTSRRTGRAI, translated from the coding sequence ATGGCAAGCGCTTCACGCAAACGCGTTCTTCCGGGATTCGGATTGTCGCTCGGGTTTACGCTCGCGTACCTGTCGCTGATCGTCCTTATTCCGCTGTCGGCCGTTTTCTTCAAAACCGCGACGATGTCGTGGGGTGAGTTCTGGTCAGCGGTCGCTGCACCGCGAGTTGTCGCGTCTTACAAATTGACGTTCGGCGCGTCGCTTCTTGCGGCTCTCATCAACGCGGTGTTCGGTTTGCTGCTGGCGTGGGGATTGACGCGCTACACATTTCCCGGTCGCAAGATCGTCGACGCGCTGATCGACCTGCCGTTCGCTTTGCCGACGGCGGTCGCAGGCATCGCGCTGACCGCCATTTATGCGAAGAACGGCTGGATTGGCAGTCTCTTGGAGCCGCTTGGCATCAAGGTCGCGTTCACGCCGCTTGGTGTGCTTGTTGCCCTGACGTTCATCGGCCTGCCGTTCGTCGTCAGAACGGTGCAGCCAGTCCTCGAAGACCTTGAGACGGAATTCGAAGAGGCTGCGGCAAGCCTTGGTGCTAACCGCTGGCAGGCATTCCAACGCGTGGTTTTTCCGGCGTTGTTGCCTGCACTTCTGACGGGCTTCGCGCTGGCATTTGCGCGGGCCGTTGGAGAGTACGGCTCGGTGATTTTCATCGCCGGCAATATCCCGATGGTTTCGGAAATCACACCGCTGATCATCATCACGAAGCTTGAGCAGTTCGATTATCGCGGCGCTACGGCCGTTGCATCGGTGATGCTCGTCTTCTCGTTCATTCTGCTGTTGATCGTGAACGGCTTGCAGGCGTGGACGTCGCGCCGAACTGGGAGGGCGATCTGA
- a CDS encoding sulfate/molybdate ABC transporter ATP-binding protein produces the protein MSIEVLAVNKTFGTFKALDDISLKFPDGELVALLGPSGCGKTTLLRVIAGLEHADSGRILLDGVDATDKDVRQRRVGFVFQHYALFRHMTVFENIAFGLRVRPRRERPSEKEIRAKVTRLLELVQLGWVANRFPSQLSGGQRQRIALARALAVEPRVLLLDEPFGALDAKVRKELRRWLRTLHDELHISSIFVTHDQDEALEVSDRIVLINKGRVEQIGAPGEIYQYPETAFAYGFIGSVNEFRGRVEQGYVRIGDERLRIEDKHFSDGQQVVAFSRPQDTEIVSYDQSEDGVSARINRILGNGALARVELIANGEARQGRKEFFEVEIPGLELQSLGLSAGQRVKLKARKLSVFSDQNGSNAS, from the coding sequence ATGAGCATCGAAGTTTTAGCCGTCAACAAGACGTTTGGTACGTTCAAGGCGCTTGACGACATTTCGCTGAAATTCCCGGACGGCGAACTCGTCGCCTTGCTTGGCCCGTCGGGATGCGGAAAGACGACACTTCTGCGCGTGATTGCCGGGCTTGAACACGCCGACAGCGGACGAATATTGCTCGACGGTGTCGACGCGACGGACAAGGACGTGCGGCAGCGGCGCGTCGGGTTCGTGTTTCAGCACTACGCACTGTTCCGGCACATGACTGTGTTCGAGAATATCGCGTTCGGGCTGCGGGTTCGGCCGCGTCGCGAACGGCCGAGTGAGAAAGAGATACGCGCGAAAGTTACGCGTCTACTCGAGCTTGTACAACTTGGTTGGGTTGCAAACCGCTTTCCGTCGCAGCTTTCGGGCGGCCAGCGCCAGCGTATCGCCCTAGCGCGTGCGCTCGCGGTCGAACCGCGCGTTCTTCTTCTCGACGAACCGTTCGGCGCGCTCGATGCAAAAGTACGCAAAGAGCTTCGTCGCTGGCTTCGCACGCTTCACGATGAGCTGCATATCTCGTCGATCTTCGTGACGCACGATCAAGACGAAGCGCTCGAAGTGTCGGACCGCATCGTGCTGATCAACAAGGGGCGAGTCGAGCAGATTGGTGCACCGGGCGAAATCTATCAGTATCCAGAGACGGCGTTCGCCTATGGCTTCATCGGATCCGTCAACGAATTTCGAGGGCGTGTCGAACAAGGCTACGTGCGCATCGGTGACGAGAGGCTTCGCATCGAAGACAAGCATTTCTCCGACGGCCAGCAGGTCGTTGCGTTCAGCCGGCCGCAGGACACTGAGATTGTTTCTTATGACCAGTCTGAGGACGGCGTATCGGCACGCATTAACCGAATTCTGGGCAATGGTGCGCTTGCGCGTGTGGAACTTATTGCTAACGGCGAGGCGCGACAGGGCCGGAAGGAATTCTTTGAAGTGGAAATTCCGGGCCTCGAATTGCAATCACTCGGCCTTTCGGCCGGGCAACGTGTTAAGCTCAAGGCACGCAAATTGAGTGTCTTCTCAGATCAGAACGGTAGCAACGCGTCGTGA
- the otnI gene encoding 2-oxo-tetronate isomerase, with the protein MPKFAANLSLLFNELPFLDRFEAAAAAGFDAVEFMFPYDFEAEDIRARLKANGLQLALFNLPAGNWSAGERGLAIYPNLVGEFHDSVARAAKYATTLGCKQLHCLAGVVPVGGEIRAMRKTYVENLRHAAHVLADNGITLLIEAINTRDVPGYFLDTTAKAADIVESVEAENLRLQYDVYHMQIMEGDLTPTIDKYLKMIAHVQIADTPGRHEPGTGEINYPFIFKHLDSVGYTGWIGCEYRPRTTTFESLAWLRALKPHVG; encoded by the coding sequence ATGCCGAAGTTTGCGGCCAACCTGTCGCTGCTGTTCAACGAGCTGCCGTTTCTCGATCGCTTCGAGGCCGCCGCAGCAGCGGGTTTCGATGCCGTGGAATTCATGTTTCCCTATGACTTCGAAGCCGAGGATATCCGCGCCCGCCTCAAAGCCAACGGGTTGCAACTCGCCCTTTTCAATCTTCCCGCCGGCAACTGGTCAGCCGGAGAACGCGGCCTCGCGATCTATCCGAACCTTGTCGGCGAATTCCACGACAGCGTTGCCCGCGCGGCGAAATACGCGACGACCCTCGGCTGCAAACAGCTTCATTGCCTCGCGGGGGTCGTCCCCGTCGGCGGCGAAATACGCGCCATGCGTAAGACCTATGTCGAGAACCTGCGCCATGCCGCGCATGTGTTGGCCGACAACGGCATCACGCTCCTGATCGAAGCCATCAACACCCGCGACGTTCCGGGCTACTTTCTTGACACCACGGCGAAGGCCGCCGACATCGTCGAAAGCGTGGAAGCAGAAAACCTCCGCCTGCAGTACGACGTCTACCACATGCAGATCATGGAAGGCGATCTTACCCCGACCATCGACAAATACCTGAAGATGATTGCCCACGTGCAGATCGCCGATACGCCAGGCCGCCATGAACCCGGCACCGGCGAGATCAACTATCCGTTCATCTTCAAGCATCTCGACAGCGTCGGCTATACCGGCTGGATTGGCTGCGAATACCGCCCCCGCACGACGACCTTCGAGAGCTTGGCGTGGCTTCGCGCGTTGAAACCGCACGTCGGCTAA
- a CDS encoding porin codes for MKRVWGKRRAWQYGAAVLLIGGWAMPAAAADLGGDCCADLEERVAELEATTARKGNRKVSLTVSGWVNENVIWWDDGHESNAYVGTNPVEQSRFRFVGEARVTPDLSAGYLLEIGVWGGNSSRFDQNSPDGSTGSNSLLVRKSSWYLKSKTFGKVSVGQESTATYHLLDDADTTMTRNFYDAEGAPDYMQNFFLRDRAGNKVGPGAGLRWSDALRGFNNSTPGDSGRRNVVRYETPTFGGFTFATSWGEDDVWDMLVSYVGQAGDFRYTARAGYGNSTDGASTPCQGSATAPYNGMNCEWWGVAGLIQHVPTGLYVYSGYGDQNNDTRADLVAPGIKNLVDDNDLTWFVQGGIENKWNSFGKTNFFGEYRRDEAGSNVTATGTVQTQNANINFWALGAAQNFEAAEMTMYLVYQHVDGDVTVGNVANTAPTDLSAIQQVIAGAKINF; via the coding sequence ATGAAGCGAGTGTGGGGAAAAAGGCGGGCGTGGCAATATGGGGCTGCCGTTCTTTTGATTGGCGGCTGGGCGATGCCCGCCGCTGCTGCAGATCTCGGGGGAGATTGCTGCGCGGATCTTGAAGAGCGTGTTGCCGAGCTGGAGGCTACGACGGCACGTAAAGGCAATCGCAAAGTCAGCCTGACGGTTTCCGGCTGGGTCAACGAGAATGTCATCTGGTGGGACGACGGCCACGAAAGCAACGCCTACGTCGGAACCAACCCGGTTGAGCAGTCGCGCTTCAGATTCGTCGGCGAAGCGCGGGTCACTCCGGATCTTTCGGCCGGCTATTTGCTCGAGATCGGCGTTTGGGGTGGCAATAGCTCGAGGTTCGATCAAAACAGTCCGGACGGTTCGACAGGTTCCAACAGTCTTCTTGTTCGCAAAAGCAGCTGGTACCTGAAGAGCAAAACCTTCGGCAAAGTGTCCGTCGGACAGGAAAGTACGGCGACCTACCACTTGCTCGACGATGCCGACACGACGATGACGCGAAACTTCTACGATGCGGAAGGTGCGCCGGATTACATGCAGAACTTCTTCCTGCGTGACCGCGCGGGCAATAAAGTCGGTCCCGGCGCGGGCTTGCGATGGAGCGATGCGCTGCGCGGGTTCAACAACTCGACGCCCGGTGACAGCGGTCGCCGCAACGTCGTGCGCTATGAAACGCCGACGTTTGGAGGCTTCACCTTTGCAACCTCGTGGGGCGAGGACGATGTCTGGGACATGCTTGTCTCTTATGTCGGGCAAGCGGGCGACTTTAGATATACAGCCCGCGCCGGTTACGGAAACTCGACTGACGGTGCTTCGACGCCGTGCCAAGGATCGGCCACCGCTCCTTATAACGGCATGAATTGCGAGTGGTGGGGCGTTGCGGGTCTTATTCAGCACGTGCCGACAGGACTGTATGTTTACAGCGGGTACGGCGACCAAAATAATGATACCCGCGCCGATCTCGTTGCTCCGGGCATCAAGAACCTCGTAGATGACAACGATCTCACCTGGTTCGTACAGGGCGGCATCGAGAATAAATGGAATTCGTTCGGCAAGACGAACTTCTTCGGCGAATATCGGCGTGATGAAGCTGGTTCGAATGTAACGGCCACGGGCACAGTTCAGACGCAGAATGCCAACATCAACTTCTGGGCGCTTGGTGCTGCGCAAAACTTCGAAGCGGCCGAGATGACGATGTATCTCGTCTACCAGCATGTTGATGGCGACGTCACCGTTGGGAATGTCGCAAATACGGCACCGACCGACCTGTCGGCCATCCAGCAGGTCATCGCCGGCGCTAAGATCAACTTCTGA
- a CDS encoding CysB family HTH-type transcriptional regulator — protein MNFQQLRIIRETLRRNFNLTEVANALYTSQSGVSKHIKDLEDELGVELFVRRGKRLLGLTEPGKELAQIVDRILLDTANIKRLADQFAKSDRGEITIATTHTQARYALPGPIAAFRKEFPNVHMILQQGTPKEIAAMLSDGTADIGIATEALEDTPEHVSFPFYSWHHAVIVPKGHPLADGAPLTLDKIADWPIITYHEGFTGRPAIDAAFASANLAPDIVMAALDADVIKTYVEVGLGIGIVASMAYDEQRDTGLTLLDTTHLFPQSTSRIALRRGRFLRGFAYRFIELCAPALTEKIVKAGTAAPTDASA, from the coding sequence GTGAATTTCCAGCAACTCCGCATTATTCGAGAAACGCTGCGGCGTAATTTCAATCTGACAGAAGTTGCGAATGCGCTCTACACGTCGCAGTCCGGCGTCTCGAAGCACATCAAGGATCTCGAGGATGAGCTCGGCGTTGAGCTGTTCGTGCGCCGTGGCAAGCGGCTTCTGGGATTGACGGAACCGGGCAAGGAGCTGGCGCAGATCGTCGATCGCATATTGCTCGATACGGCAAACATCAAGCGGCTGGCGGATCAATTCGCAAAGTCGGATCGGGGTGAGATCACCATTGCGACGACACACACGCAGGCGCGGTATGCGTTGCCGGGCCCGATTGCAGCATTCCGAAAGGAGTTTCCCAACGTCCATATGATACTACAGCAAGGCACGCCGAAGGAAATCGCGGCTATGCTGAGCGATGGCACCGCGGACATCGGAATCGCAACCGAGGCGCTGGAAGACACGCCCGAGCATGTGTCGTTTCCATTCTATTCGTGGCACCATGCTGTGATTGTTCCAAAGGGGCATCCGCTCGCCGACGGCGCTCCGTTGACGCTCGATAAGATCGCCGATTGGCCGATCATCACGTATCATGAGGGTTTTACGGGACGTCCGGCAATTGATGCGGCGTTTGCGTCAGCCAATCTTGCTCCTGATATCGTCATGGCCGCGCTCGATGCGGACGTGATCAAGACTTATGTCGAGGTCGGGCTCGGCATCGGCATTGTCGCCTCAATGGCTTACGATGAACAACGAGACACAGGTCTGACTCTGCTCGACACAACGCATCTCTTTCCGCAGTCAACGTCTCGGATTGCGCTACGGCGCGGACGTTTTTTGCGGGGATTCGCCTATCGCTTCATCGAGCTTTGCGCGCCGGCGCTGACCGAGAAGATCGTCAAGGCAGGGACGGCGGCGCCGACTGATGCGTCGGCATAA
- a CDS encoding alpha/beta hydrolase yields the protein MSTTLIVPSLHSSGPTHWQTWLQHRVAGSVRITQRNWNDPHLPEWSARIRREIVRAQGSIFIAAHSFGVLAAVQAASDHAERISGVLLVAPADPEHFGVADFLPAKRLAFPTIVVASSNDPWMSAEAAERWSRFWGADYLNLGAAGHINAEAGFGPWPEALTLLERLRKAAEFRQSSERLAALSLLQSRFQTKHLLARRPYGFRRREGSSADVRDLGGAAAVLRAAGWAVHGPDSDIIGGKIATPL from the coding sequence ATGTCCACGACCCTCATCGTGCCTAGCCTCCATTCTAGCGGTCCGACGCATTGGCAGACTTGGCTTCAGCATCGCGTCGCTGGCAGCGTCCGCATCACGCAACGCAATTGGAACGATCCGCATCTGCCGGAATGGTCGGCTCGGATCAGACGTGAGATCGTCCGGGCTCAGGGATCGATCTTCATCGCTGCCCACTCGTTCGGCGTCCTTGCCGCTGTACAAGCTGCCAGCGATCACGCGGAACGAATCAGCGGTGTGCTGCTCGTTGCACCGGCCGACCCCGAACACTTTGGCGTCGCCGATTTTCTTCCGGCGAAACGGCTGGCCTTTCCAACGATCGTCGTTGCGAGCAGCAACGATCCGTGGATGTCGGCAGAGGCGGCTGAGCGTTGGTCGCGTTTTTGGGGAGCCGATTACCTCAATCTCGGTGCCGCGGGCCATATCAATGCTGAAGCCGGGTTCGGCCCATGGCCAGAGGCTTTGACACTGCTCGAACGGTTGCGAAAGGCAGCGGAATTTCGTCAGTCTTCGGAGCGGCTTGCGGCTCTCAGCCTGCTGCAGTCGCGCTTCCAGACAAAGCATTTGCTAGCGAGACGGCCTTACGGATTTCGGAGGCGCGAAGGGAGTTCGGCCGATGTTCGGGACCTCGGCGGAGCTGCTGCCGTGCTGCGCGCGGCGGGGTGGGCCGTGCATGGCCCCGACTCTGATATCATAGGTGGCAAGATAGCCACTCCGCTATGA